TTCGAcataagagagagaggatgatGTCCCAGTCTCGGGAGTGCCTCGTTCAGGAAAATTTAGAAGAAAACGAGGGGAACgctgtgagttgctgcggcgaccgcaactctacatttatacccgatacatagtcagtatggctacattgagcgacaatgtatgcgtgcgggagagacagaaaacgtgtctgaacatgtcgtcgggcgctgcgtaaaaatgatctgatctgatccagatacagcaatctcatagatacggtcattctctatgattgtgcgtctttagttttctcgatGCCCCAGAtcttcgtcctttgcggggcggaaaggggtgtggAAACTAActcgtcaaggtccgatatcacagaagtgtggatcaaaaatttggttgctctagcttttgtagtctctgagatctaggaactcattttttgcaataggcaaagccgaccatgaaacctgtgtgttagagagagacagagcgaaagagaatgaaattgttttcttgattctggctttgatatttatacgatctggtttagattttgcattctagaagatatagtcgtCTTCTACGATTTaacgttttctgttttctcgtatctttgaaattctggatgccacagattttcgccatttgtggggcggaagtgggcggggcaatgttttgaaattgatttgtaacagtgacatatcagaagtccggatataaaaactcgtttctctagctcttatagtctttgagaactagcgctaatagggacagacagacggacgaacggacagacagacatggctcaatcgactcggcaaTTGATGATAATCAAGAATGTATATACTTCATGGAGTCGGAAACGCCTTCTGCTGGCCGTAACACTCATCAATttttaccacaaatcgaatatagcCCTATATTCATTTTGAGTATAGGAAACTATTTTCCCTTTACAAAGCCTTTACATTTAGTTAGCGATCAGAGCCGTAAATCCAACTCGCTTGAATGAAATTGTCACGATTAATACTTCAGTACGGTACTTCAGTAGGGTAAGTACCTCTCCCGACAACAGAACAGTACTCATTGTAACCGATTTCTGGttaatttcactttcatttATTAAGTCGAATTCGTATGTTTCATCAAGTACATTTACACATTTATATGGTATCTTTATAAATATTCTAATACTTTTGCGCTTGCTGCACGACGATTTCAACTAATCCGAGAGTCCAGCCCAGCCCGTGTCTGGAGCTcccccatcaccatcaccgCTGCCGCTCCGCTAGCGTCCGCAGCATCCTTCCAGCATCGGTCCAATCAATACATCAATcaacaattaaaattacatttactTATCTAGAGATGAACTTGTGCACCGAGTCTTTGAAGTAGGGATTAACTTTCAAAAAATCGATTTCAGCATGGAAAAACCTTGATCTCACACCTTACACACTCATTACGCGGCGGCATTGCCCACATTCACCGCATTCATGCGAAAATGCGTCAAAGTTGTCTAAACTTAGTTAATGCATAGGCTAGTACAAAAAAGGAGATATAAGTAAGTATACAATTAATCGAGGGAAAATATATAATCAGTCATTTAAGTTGTagatatacaatacatatacatacatataaatataaatatacatacatatagatatacaaTACCCACGCGCACATACGCGTGTCGCtataatattcatattcaCACACATACGATTAGATATGAACTGTTGCATTAACGCAATTACAATTAGaattaaaattacatttatgTATGATCTGAATCGAACATTTCAAGAGTTTTACCCTAGATTTTTACCCAGGCTTTGTTTGCGCCTCAAACTAAGccgggaaaaaaaaaatcatctCTTACCCGCTATtacacaatattgtatatcAATCATTCTAAGTGCTACGCTTTCGGGCTTTCGTTCAGAAAGAATCTGCATCTTCTCCTTTTCTTTTGCATCTCTTACTTCGTGTCGTACTCGCTTTGTTTCCTTCGCTAGCTATCGCTTTCGctctttgtgtttgttttgtgtgctgcagtttttgttgctgtcccTTACATTTTAAAGAAAATTGCATTAATATGGCCTATATATCTATATGAATACACATATAAGTACCTATCGTATAAACCTATcggtggagctgctgctgctgctgccaccttTTCTGCGCATCCAACTTATCGTGCACATACCGCACATAAAATCTTTTCCTCTTCATTATCTttcttcaaaaaaaaaaaatatatataccttTTCTTATAAgatatgatttttttttcgcatgcgtatttttgttatttgtttgccCTTTTTCCTACTGTTCCTCGTCCTGTTTCTCATTCTCATCAGCATTTACTAGAACTTTTCCTCCAACCGATTGCATCGGTGGCCGTCTTCTAAAAAAACTTCTCTATCTACTcctttcgaaaaaaaaaaaaatatttacccTCAAGCGAGTTTGTCGATTTTCGTTTAAACATAATGAGATTGCGCAAGGCTAAGCGAGCAGATCATTCACGCTGAACCATTCATCAGCCACACAGGTGCCGTGCCACGCGCTGAACACACGTGAAAATCATTTATAAAATTGGATCGGGCGAGAGTCGCTTTATCACAGGACCTGCGCCTTCGATAAATGCCAAGAGTTGCGGTGGCTAGTGCCAGGGGACAACGTGGCAACGGACACACAAACAGaataaatactacaaaaaaatactactaccaaaaaaataataacttaAAGAGCGTAGAGTAGAGTCATGCTTGAGGGGATGCATGGGGAACGAACGAACACACActtaaaaactttaaaaactAAATGCTGGTAAATCTCAGATCTCTCGTAACTAATAACTAAAACTAAGGACATACAGATAGATAACTATAGCTATCCATGTAGCAGCGCCTCGCCGGAAAACGAAAAGACCAGCGGGAGTCGCAGAGccaaacagcagctgcaggcagGGCCAGGGGGCAGTGTccgattttgtattttttgttgtgtgatTAGCCCGCTCGCAACATCGTCCACAGCTCCGTGTCCAACTTCTTAGAACGCTCCCACTGCAACGCCAGCTCCGGGTCGGCTTCAGCCtccgttttccattttccgttATCGTTTCCAACTCAGACAAAAGTCTCCCGGATGacggtgctgctgctaccacGGCATAGATCTTAGAATTCGGTTGATTGTCAGACAAATGACGAGAAGCCGGGCAGTGGTGCCCTCGATCTGGCCATATTATTGACAATAATCTGGCCACCATTGAGGCTCATCACTGCACTGCCCTCCGGCTCGGAGTCTGTGTAGCTCGAGTAGTTGCGCACCGGCTTGGTCTTCTTCCAGGACTGCCGCAGCGAGTCATTCACATTCGCATAGTGATTGACGAACGAGTGCGGATCGCTCCTCACGCTCTCATTCTCGCTCTCAGAGTGCTGTGGAAGAGAGTCGTCATGTTATTATTGGTCCAACGAGTGCGAAAACCATCGCACAATTAGAGCCGACATACCTGGGATGCCTCCGAGCTGCTCACCTCGGATGGCTTTTCCGTAACACTGCTGTCGTCGGGATTCTCGTCGTAGCACTTCAGGCTCTCCTCATCGCTGTGGTACGCCACCGATGCGGGCGAGGGTCGTGGTGGACTCTTACCCAAATGCACACTCACAGGCTGGTGCCGGTTGGTAGACTTACGTCCGAGGGTTCCCAGGGTTCCGCTGCGCAAAGTTCCAACGCTGTTCAGGGTGCCGGTGCCGACTCCGTGACGCGAACGATACAGCTCTAAAGCCAGCTCCTGGCGTTCATCAATTGACATGGCCATGGACTCCTCCAGCGTCTTTTGCGCCTCCTCTGCAAGAAACGCACGGGCCACATTTGATTACTCTTAAGATCTCTTCCACAAGTTAACGCCTCCACTTACGCTTGTACTTGTAGCTCTTGCTCTTCACACAGAGCACAGCAATGACCATGACAATGATGACGATCGAGGTGGCCGCCAGAGAGACCATGAACCAGGTCTGCCTGTAGAAGGGTTTGTGCTGCAGATAGCCGTATTCCAGATGCAGCTTCGAGGGCGTCAGTATCGAGTCCTTCGAGTAAACAGGGAACGATATTCCATACTTATTGTAAGCAATTACCCGGAACAAATACGCCGTCGATGGCATCAGGATGTGGTAGCTGACGGTAAACTCCTTCATGGTTCCCTTTCTGGACTGCTCAATCTTAGTCCAGCGGGAGTCGTCTAAGCGAAGATAGGGAGTTCTATTAGCTGCGATTTGAGGGAGGGTTAAGACGTTAAGATGTTAAGGGTATTGCTTTTTGCTACGATTAGTTGGGTGTTGCAATGGGCTATTATTTGGGTATAACTGAAGGGAATATAcaatgtactcgtactcgtatacaGTGAAATATAATATCAAATGAGGTGGAAAGAATAAATCTAATTATGGGATCGGGTCGGGTTTGGTTAGTTAGTTACTTTATTAGTTCGGTTCTAATATCTACCGGATAGCAATACTTACAAATAAATGAGGGCTCTCCATTTTCTACGCAAGCATTTGATTTGGagaatgatttttttttttaatatatagaTAAAGTAATTTTTGGATTTAGAACCAAGCCACCAACGATTAATCGAATAGAAGGGTATAGAAAtagataaaaaatatatatacatcgCATAAGTAacaaatatactcgtatggaGCATGTACCATCCGCCATAGATATCACTGAACTCCAGTCAGTACTCACCCCGCTTCTTGGCCTCGATGAGATAGCCCAGGATGGGGCCGCGTCCCGAGGGTCCATTGACCCAGTGGATCTCGACGCTAGACAGGGTCTTCGTGAGAGTGAGATCGCGTGGGGCCACCGGAGAGCCGTCCTGGGGGCCAGTGGTCACATTCGCGCTTACTGCCGGTCCATAGTCATTCGTCTGGGCGCGTACAGTGAAGGTATAGGTGACCTCCTCCTCAAGATTCTGCACACGTAGCGTGGTGTTGGACACCTTCTGCTTCACCTGCTTGCTGAACTCTATGCGAGATAAAGATGATAGATGAGGTTGAGATGAAAGGTTCAGAGCTGCGGTCGTGGATTGGACTTACTTTCATTCTCCTCGGTGGTCTCGTAGGTGACCAGATAGCCAACAATCTCGCCATTGAGGAGCTTGGGCGGGTCCCAGGTCACCTCCAGACTCTGCATTGTGATGTCCGAAAAGCGCAGATTGAGCGGGGCACTGGGCACGCCCGGCATCGTCTTGACCGTGACGGGAGCGGACCTCGGCCCGTCTCCGGCCGGATTGAAGGCCAGCAACTGGATGCGGTACTCGGTGAACTTGTCCAGGAAGACCAGGCTATGCGATGTGGCGGTGGCCGAGACCACCTCGATCTCCTCCTCGAATTTGCGGCCCGGCTCGAGGGCCTGCGGCGACCAAGTGACCAAATAGAATATCTTGTAGCCCAGAATCTCTCCATTCTGGCTGCTCTGCTTCGGTGGCTTCCACCGCAGACGCACCTCCGTGCTGGATATGGCCGTTGCATCCACACCTCGCGGCTCGCCAGTGGGCACCGCCTCGCCCACGTACACTGCTGTTGGTGGCGTGGCCGGGCCCGGGCCTTGCGAATTGAATGGCAGCACTACGATCTCGTAGTTGCGATCCTGCTGCAGGTCGGATAGCACCACGCTGTTTTCATTGATGCCCATAACGTCGGTCTTTGGGGTCGACTGCAGTGCCGGGGCGAAGTCGGACAGCTGCTGGTACAGTATCCGGTATCCCCCGGTGGCCGCATCTCCGTTCCACATGCCCGTCTCCAACGCCCCCCACTGCACTCTTACCGAGGTGGTCGTGATGGGCACCACCTTGAGTCCGCCCACACCCACCGCAGGGGCGGCGGGCAGGGTGCGCACCACAATGCTCTCTCGGCTGAACGCCGATGGTCCCAGATCGTTGGTGGCCTGAATGCGGAACTGGTAGGTGGTGTACGGACGCAGACCAAGGGCCGTGTACGAGCTCAGGGTGGGATCGACGCGCTCGGGCAGCGGCTGCCAGCGGCCCTCGTTCTCCCGCATCTCCACCGTGTAGTATCGTAGCGGGGCAAACCCGTCGCGGCCCGGTGTCCAGTTGAAGGTGATCTGATGGGCCTGGATCTGGCTGCGCGACACCTGCGGCCCGGACGGTGCCTGCGGACGGTCCCTGTTGTTTGTGGTGTACACCAGCACCGAGGCCGTCTTCCCCCATCCGAGGCGTGTCTGGGCCGTGACGCTGAAGCTGTAGTAGCGCTCAGGCATCAGACCGGTGGCCCTGAACGTGCGGTCCGAGGGCGGGAACTCGCGGCTGTAGTTAAGATTGGCACTGCCGTTGAGAGTGTAGGTGACCTGGTAGGCTAGGATCTCGCCGTTGGGGTCCATGGGCACGTCCCAGATGATGCGTGCCATCGAAAAGGTCACATCCGGGAAGCTCACGTTGGACGGGGATCCGGGGGTGTCCTCGAACGTCTGCACTCTAATGGGAGGCGTGCTGAGGGCTCCGTTGCCGAGCCTCGTGTACGCCAGCACCTGGACGTGGTACACCACAAATTTCTGCAACTCTGTGAGGGTGGTGGTGAACGAACTGTTGTTGGGTATCGTCTTGTACAACACCTGCATGCCGCGCTCGGTGGCCGCGTAGTACACCTTGTACCCGTCGATCTGGCCATTGCGATGGTGGGGCGGTATTTCGCCCCAACGCACCACCACCGTCGTGGAGGAGGTGGCGTTGGCCTCCACATGCAGCGGGCCGTAGCTGGGTACGGCTTCCCTGGTGCGCTCCATGGCCAGGCCGCTGTCCAAGGAGCAGCCCACGTCATTACAGGCGTTCATGATCACCTCGTAGAGGGTCCACTCCTCGAGGCCTTCCAGCACATGCGAGTTGGCCGTGTGATCCTCGATCATCACAGAGCGTGGTGGATGCTTGGAGGGCTTTCCCGTGCGCTCCATTTGGCGGTAGGTGACGTTGTAGCCACGCGGATTGCCGAACCACTCCATCTGCTGCAGGGGTATCCAGCGTACGCGCAGCTGCAGAGCGCTCATCGCGCGGACGGTGACATTGAAGGGGGCATGCATCGGCTTGGCCTGGATCGTCTGAAAGTCCTTGGTGGGGTCCGAGGGCCGAGAGCTGCCCACCACATTGGTGGCGCTCAGCCGCAGGCGGTACTGGGTGAAGGGCATCAGGCCGGTCACGGTGAGGGTCTCCGCATCGGGATCGCTGATCTCGCAGATGGTAAACCAGGTCATGTTGCGCGCGGTCTGCGCCTCCACCTtccacttggtgatgctcgaATTGCCGTCAAAACCGGGCGTAAACTGCAGCACCACCGAGAACGCCTCGATGTTGGACAGGGCCAGGGTGGTGGGCGCATGCGGCAACACTGGCTCCACCCCCGACTGGATCGTGGCCGTTTTGGGCGGTCCGCTGCCCACCCGCGTCCAAGCGCAGACCTCGAACCAGTAGTGGGTCGTCGCCTGTAGTTGGTTCACCGTCAGCTCGTTGTCATCGGCAGTCAGGTTGAAGGACTTCATGGTCTCTGGGTGATCCTTGACCTGATAGCGTACCGTGTAGCCGGTGAGTACGCCGTTGGCGAAGCGCGGCGGTGCCCAGAGCACCTTGACGGACCGATCGGAGACGTCGTCAAAGTGCAGGGCCGTTATCTCATCGGGCACATCGTCCAGGGTCTCCACCGGCATCATTTGGCTGGCCACACCGTCGCCGGGATCGGTGAAGCAGAGGACGGTCACATTGAACTTGGCGAACTTGTCCAGCCCGCCGAGAACCGTCGACTGCTCGGCCAGGGGATCGATCAGGCTAGGCGGTACCGTCATCATGCGTCGCTCTATGTCGCGCTCCTCTCCATCGACGTGCCGTCGCTGCCACGCCTGGATCTTGTAGCCCTGGTTGATTCCGTTGATCTGCTGGGGGTTCGGTGGCTTCCACGTGATCTGTGCCGCCGTCGAGTTGATGGCCTTCACCTGGACGTTGGTGGGCGGTGCCTCGGGCACACCCTCCTTGGTCTTGATCTTGGCCCCTTCGGTGTAGACGCCCACGCCCATGTTGTTGAAGGCGGCAATCTGGACGATATAGTCCTTCCACGTGATCAGCTCTTGGATGAGGAAGTTGCGCTGCGCCTCGTTGGTGATATTCTGGTAGGACCAGGGCACGTTGTTGTACCCAAAGAGCCGGTAGCGCAGAATGTAGCCCAGGATCTGTCCGTTTCGGTGCTCCTCCTGCGGCGGCTGCCACTGTGTGATGATCTCAGACATGGACCGTGCGGAGCCCACAAAGCCTACAGGCGGGCCCGACGGAGCTGTGGGATTGGAGTCAAAGGAGAACTATCAGTGGTTGATTCCTAATGTCGTTGGAGGAATGTGGAGGTGTTCAAGTGTCGTGTGTGCTCTGCGGGGAGAGCGCAGTCTGTACACGTCTGTACTTCTCCCTCCCAGTTCtcagtgggtgtgtgtgttctctGGTGAGGACTCTGGATTCTAGTGTAGTCTAGGGTAGTGTAGTGTAGTGTGGaggagtgtgagtgtgtaccATGTACCTCGGTAAAGCGGAAACTCTACGCGCGTTTGATCATCCCAAACGGGCGGCGATGGCGATATGCGATTTTGACGACAACGATAGCAATTAGAAGTACAATACATACAGGGTTTCAGCATTAGTTCTTTACACTAGTATACAAAACTACAtccgtacatatgtacacatataatATAGTATGCTCTTATATGGCTGGATGATTGCAATAACAACATCAAATCAAAGGCGGTAAAGGTATTTCAAAGTTTATACTTACAAAACGATAAGCAATCGAatcattaaatacaaaaaccaaaacagaagAAATCAAAAACGATTGCAATCGAAAATCGAGCAACACAGTCCGATATTATAATTTCTCGATATTTAAGTATCTCTCCGCTGCCCACTGAACCGAAACTTGTTCACCAGGAAAACGTATCTGTGATCATGGATCATGTATCAGGCATTTTGTAAGTGCTGATGAATGCCTATGACGACGCGTTTCGATTTGTCAGCTATCGATATAAGCCAACAGGAAAGGTATCGCACGCTCGTGATTTCTTGAGAATCATGATCCATGATTGCATGCATCATAATTACAaggcatatatacatatgtgttcaCCAGAACTATCGTGAGAACTCCATCATTAAACAGAAATCAAGTCGGGCACTGTCACTGAACATGAAACTATGTAGTAGAGTAGTAGAGATGGACTTCTGTAGAAGAATTTCTGTAGTAGAATTTCCGTGAAATTGAGCAGGAAACATCGGAACACATTGCGTGTGAATGGCCGGTATTCGATAGAAGGAGATCCCCACATTTTGGGGGGAAAAACAGGGTGGTATAAGTGATCAATTAATCGCAGAGCCGCAATAAGGCCTTCTAAGTACAGATTTTTAGGGAAAAGAAAAGTGGGATTGGGCGATTGATCCATCATTATGTCTACTAGAACTTATCAAAACTATACGAGTACTACAAAAATTCTTCAGATATTGGTTTTTCTCTTATGACAGCGAGATCCGAGATGGATACAAATATCAGACTATATAGAGTTTATATTTAGGATAGGAAATCGGGAAATTCAGCCAAAAAAAATTAGGGTAAATCTCTTTTGCATACAAAATAATGATGATAATCAAAGAGAATATATACTGAGGATAAACTGAGGATGCCTCATGAAATCAAGATGATTTTTGACTGAGGAAAAGCAACATACGCAGACACATAATACGACATACGACTTACAAAATAAACTGGAGAAGGAGCAAACAAAGTGATTTGGATGGACAAACGGGGTGGATGCCTTGATGGAAACTTCTTCCGTACTCACCTTCCTGGGGCAGCTCAACGACGTTGCTGGGCTCCGAGGGGGAGCCCTCGCCGACGCGATTGATGGCACTGACGCGGAACTGGTAGACGGTGGCCGCCTTGAGGTTCTCCAGCAGTATCCAGCGCTGGTTGGCCGAGACGTTGCTCAGTTCGGTGATCCAATTGAGAAGGGGATCTGGAACTGGACCTACGAATTTTTCTGTGATGTTAATGTGTTGAAGAAAaacaacagacagacagagggacagTCGAAGGAATGGTAGAAGATGGAGTGAGTGTGTCCATAGAAAGTGAGAAAAGGTTCAGTtgtgagagaaagagtggtGATTATGGGCGATTAGTGGTGGGAAAGGAATGTTGAATGATGGATAAATGGATGGTGATTAGGGGGTGAGTTGTGGTGAAGAGGGTGGAGTTTACAGCGTGTTCCGTGTGTTGATGGTGTGTATTGATGATGTGTGATGTGTGTACGCGATGAAAACGAAgtgcaaaacaacaaattacaaTTGAAAATTAGTCAATCAACGTATGTACCAAAGGTTATCatcaataatcaataaaataatataatacaaTGTACATAATTATTAGAAgaaaagagagatagagagagagagagaaagaaaacaTAATATATGTATCAAAATCTTGTATTTTGTTGTCTAAAtggaatatttgtttgttattgAAAATGCTGTGAAAGGTTCTCCCTTGCCCCTTCCTCGCGGAACGGATTAATGTTTATCTTTATCTTCATTTTACGTTGCTTCCTTCGTTCCACCTGCTTTCCCTTTTCGGGTATAAATCataaatccaatccaatccgatccgatccggaGGAGGCCACCCGCAACCAATAACCAAAAACTACAGTACCAAAAAGGACCCCGAAAAGGaaagtacaacaaaaaaaaaaacaaaacaagctCCAAGAGGGGAAACTTACCCAATTCGGAGACCTCACGTCGCTGGATAATAAATTTGGAGATTGGACTGTTGCCATCGAATCCGGGCGTCCAGGACACATTGATGCTGCGCTGCTGCGGCTCCGGCAGACGTTCCACCCTCACGTTGCTGGGCGGGAAGGGCAGCTCGATGACACTGAGCCGGGCCGCCCGTGTCTCGTTGCCGCCCGGCGATGTAACCACGCACGAATAGCTGCCCACGTCGCTGGCCCGCACCGCCTGGATCTCCAGCTGCCCATCCGCCTGCACTCCGATCCGCTGCGAGTTGCTGATGGGCGCCATTTGGCCCTCTCGGTACCAGTCGATGTTGTACGGCACGCTCGGGTCGCTGGACACCTTGCACTGCAGTGTCGCGGTCAGGCCCAGGAGCACGATGGTGTCCACTGGCGGCTGTATGATTTGTGTCCGCACTGCGGGCAAAACCAGAGGAGAcggaagagagagaaaaatggGTACGGGAAAACATTAACAACACGGCAATGCAGATTAAAAGTGCCGCGAGACGACGGCCAATGTTGCACCGACCGCAAGTGGCAATGACAAGTCGTGACAGCGCCC
The sequence above is a segment of the Drosophila pseudoobscura strain MV-25-SWS-2005 chromosome X, UCI_Dpse_MV25, whole genome shotgun sequence genome. Coding sequences within it:
- the sdk gene encoding protein sidekick isoform X1, producing MMRDQRRSLASSLRRSRRQRVDVNEAGTRMWLKISLSQSQSLVTSLLLLAALLLLNADSCSCYADANPQQQQQLVQQQQQLQAPRFTTHPSSSGSIVSEGSTKILQCHALGYPQPTYRWLKDGKPVGDFSSSQFYRFHSTRREDAGSYQCIAKNDAGSIFSEKSDVVVAYMGIFENVTEGRLTVVSGHPAIFDMPAIESVPTPSVLWQSADGSLNYDIKYAFTQANQLIILSVDENDRKGYRARAINTQLGKEEISAFVHLNVSGDPYIEVAPEIIVRPQDVKVKTGTGVLELQCIANARPLHELETIWLKDGLAVDTAGVRHTLNDPWNRTLALLQANSSHSGEYTCQVRLRSGGYPTVSASARVQILEPPVFFTPMRAETFGEFGGQVQLPCDVVGEPTPQVEWFRNAESVEANVQSGRYSLGEDNTLIIKKLILDDAAMFQCLARNEAGENSASTWLRVKTEAANSRIKRLAQPRILRVRASHGGSGSVAGSGSVSGSGPGSSTNSHQLGRRKQFRFASAPVFEQPPQNVTALDGKDATISCRAIGSPNPNVTWIYNETQLVEISSRVQILESGDLLISNIRPSDAGLYICVRANEAGSVKGEALLSVLVRTQIIQPPVDTIVLLGLTATLQCKVSSDPSVPYNIDWYREGQMAPISNSQRIGVQADGQLEIQAVRASDVGSYSCVVTSPGGNETRAARLSVIELPFPPSNVRVERLPEPQQRSINVSWTPGFDGNSPISKFIIQRREVSELEKFVGPVPDPLLNWITELSNVSANQRWILLENLKAATVYQFRVSAINRVGEGSPSEPSNVVELPQEAPSGPPVGFVGSARSMSEIITQWQPPQEEHRNGQILGYILRYRLFGYNNVPWSYQNITNEAQRNFLIQELITWKDYIVQIAAFNNMGVGVYTEGAKIKTKEGVPEAPPTNVQVKAINSTAAQITWKPPNPQQINGINQGYKIQAWQRRHVDGEERDIERRMMTVPPSLIDPLAEQSTVLGGLDKFAKFNVTVLCFTDPGDGVASQMMPVETLDDVPDEITALHFDDVSDRSVKVLWAPPRFANGVLTGYTVRYQVKDHPETMKSFNLTADDNELTVNQLQATTHYWFEVCAWTRVGSGPPKTATIQSGVEPVLPHAPTTLALSNIEAFSVVLQFTPGFDGNSSITKWKVEAQTARNMTWFTICEISDPDAETLTVTGLMPFTQYRLRLSATNVVGSSRPSDPTKDFQTIQAKPMHAPFNVTVRAMSALQLRVRWIPLQQMEWFGNPRGYNVTYRQMERTGKPSKHPPRSVMIEDHTANSHVLEGLEEWTLYEVIMNACNDVGCSLDSGLAMERTREAVPSYGPLHVEANATSSTTVVVRWGEIPPHHRNGQIDGYKVYYAATERGMQVLYKTIPNNSSFTTTLTELQKFVVYHVQVLAYTRLGNGALSTPPIRVQTFEDTPGSPSNVSFPDVTFSMARIIWDVPMDPNGEILAYQVTYTLNGSANLNYSREFPPSDRTFRATGLMPERYYSFSVTAQTRLGWGKTASVLVYTTNNRDRPQAPSGPQVSRSQIQAHQITFNWTPGRDGFAPLRYYTVEMRENEGRWQPLPERVDPTLSSYTALGLRPYTTYQFRIQATNDLGPSAFSRESIVVRTLPAAPAVGVGGLKVVPITTTSVRVQWGALETGMWNGDAATGGYRILYQQLSDFAPALQSTPKTDVMGINENSVVLSDLQQDRNYEIVVLPFNSQGPGPATPPTAVYVGEAVPTGEPRGVDATAISSTEVRLRWKPPKQSSQNGEILGYKIFYLVTWSPQALEPGRKFEEEIEVVSATATSHSLVFLDKFTEYRIQLLAFNPAGDGPRSAPVTVKTMPGVPSAPLNLRFSDITMQSLEVTWDPPKLLNGEIVGYLVTYETTEENEKFSKQVKQKVSNTTLRVQNLEEEVTYTFTVRAQTNDYGPAVSANVTTGPQDGSPVAPRDLTLTKTLSSVEIHWVNGPSGRGPILGYLIEAKKRENGEPSFISNRTPYLRLDDSRWTKIEQSRKGTMKEFTVSYHILMPSTAYLFRVIAYNKYGISFPVYSKDSILTPSKLHLEYGYLQHKPFYRQTWFMVSLAATSIVIIVMVIAVLCVKSKSYKYKQEAQKTLEESMAMSIDERQELALELYRSRHGVGTGTLNSVGTLRSGTLGTLGRKSTNRHQPVSVHLGKSPPRPSPASVAYHSDEESLKCYDENPDDSSVTEKPSEVSSSEASQHSESENESVRSDPHSFVNHYANVNDSLRQSWKKTKPVRNYSSYTDSEPEGSAVMSLNGGQIIVNNMARSRAPLPGFSSFV